Below is a window of Halomicrobium mukohataei DSM 12286 DNA.
ATGGTTCGGCCGCTAACTATCACTCGCGGGCCAGTTCCGTCAGGCGCTCGCGTCCGTCGCGCTCGAACGGGCGACCGTGCCCCATACCCAGCACCGCGAAGTCGGGCGCTCGTCCGTTCAGCTCCGCGATGCTGCGCTCGACCTCGCCGGTGGCGTAGCTGAGGAGCCACGGCGACGGCCGGAGCGTGCCACGCGACTCTCGTACCAGATCGCCGAGCAGTCCGACCGAGGCGCGCTCGCTCACGTAGGCCACGTGGCCGGGCGTGTGGCCCGGCGTCGCGTAGACGGTGAACTCCCCGACGGTGTCGCCGTCGGTGACGGGTTCGATCCGGTTCGTGGGCGGGGAGACGAAGCCGGCCATCGCCCGCTGGAACAGTCCTTTGTGGTTGTGCCAGGGCGGCCGCCGTCGGCCCGCGACCAGTTCGGCATCGGCCTCGCCGACGTAGATCGGCGCGTCGAGGCCGTCGAGTCCCGCCAGTCCGCCGACGTGGTCGATGTCGTAGTGGGTCACCAGCACGCGCTCGATGTCGCGCAGTTCGTAGCCGGCCGCGGCAATCGCCGCGCTCAGCTGCGTGCCGTGCCACGGCAGTCCCGCGTCGACCAGCGTCACGCCGGAGCCAGCGCCGTCGCCAGCGACCGCTTCGTCGATCAGGTAGGCGTTGACCCCACGGAGGTCGATCCACCAGACGCCGTCAGCGAGCCGAGTCACCATACCGTCGCGTTGGCCGCGTGGCCGCAAATGGATTTGGCCTACGGCTCCTCGTCGAGCCGATCGGAGAGCCGTCCGACCTGCTCGACGACGATCTCTTCGGTACCGATGCGTGCCCCCTCGACCGAGTCGGGGAGACAGAACACCGGCGTCCCGTCGGCGATGCCGGCCGCCGCTCGGATGGCGATCACGTCGGAACCGACTTCCTCGTAGAAGCGCTGCCGGAACAGTTCGCCGAATCCGGGGAGCGCCTTCTCGAACAGCGGGTGGACGGCCTCGACGGTGATGTCGCGCGTGCTGGTACCGGTCCCGCCGACGGTGACGACGCCGTCTACGTCTCCTCGGTTGACCAGTGCGTCGACGGCACCCTGGACGCCGTCGTGGTCGCGACCGAGCAATTCGCGGGTCACCAGCTCGTGGGGACCCAGTGCCTCGATGACGGCATCGCCGACCGAATCGTCCTCGACGGTCCGGTCGTCGGCGACGGTGACGACGGCGACGCCGGCCACCGGTCCCCGATCGGGTTCGTCGGCTTCCGGTGTCGTCTCGGGCTCGTCCGGCGCGGACGATTCCGACTCGCCGTCCGTCGGCTCGTCGGACGCCGAGTCCGTCTCAGATGCCGCTCGCTCGTCGTCCCGCGTCCGGCGGTTCCGCGACTGGAAATCGACCATGGTCCGGCTTCGCAGTGCCGCGAATAAATAGCTCGTGGCCTCCGCGTGGTCACTTCGACGTGTGCTTTGCATTACCAAATCAAAATGATTAAGTGACATGTATGTGGCCTGAACGTATGGAGGAAGCGTTTCACGTCGTCTGCCACGAGTGCAGCGAGGAAGGGGTCTACGAGAGCCGATCCGACGCAGTTGCAACACGGGAAGCACACGCTGACGGGACGAGCCACCGGGTCAGCCTGCTGGCGATCGGCCCGGCCGTCCCGAACCCCTAGGGTTTAGACGATGGTGGCCTGACCACCAGCCATGGATGCCGTCCAGTTCGCCGCCCACGGCGACCGCGAGGTCGTCGAGTACGGGCCGTCTCCCGAGCCCACACTCGGCTCCGACGACGTTCTCCTCGACGTGCGAGCCGGAGCACTGAACCACCTCGACGTGTGGACTCGCCGCGGACTTCCGGGGATCGACCTCGACTTTCCCCACGTCCCCGGGAGCGATGCCGCGGGCGTCGTCGTGGCCGTCGGAGACGCGGTCGAGCGGTTCGGCCCGGGCGATCGCGTCGCCGTCACCGCCGGACGCAGCTGTGGGGCCTGCGAGTTCTGTCGCGACGGTGAGCCGACGCTGTGTGTGAACTACGAGATCCTCGGCGAACACTGTCCGGGGGTCCACGCCGAGCGGACCGCGGTCCCGGCCGACGCGCTCGTCCCCGTTCCGGAGGGCGTCGACTGGACGACCGCGGGGGCCGCGCCGCTGGTCTTCGGGACCGCCTGGCGCATGCTCCACACCCGCGGCGAGATCGACGCCGGAGAGACCGTCCTCGTGCTGGGAGCGAGCGGCGGCGTCGGGCACGCGGCGGTCCAGATCGCCGACCACGCCGGCTGTGCGGTGATCGCGACGGCCAGCAGCGACGAGAAGCGCGCGACCGCTCGTCGGCTGGGTGCGGATCTCGCGATCGACTACGAGGCCAGAGACTTCGCGGATGCGGTCCGCGCGGAGACCGGCCAGCGCGGCGTCGACGTGGTCGTCGATCACGTCGGCGCGGCCACCTGGAGACAGTCGCTGCGCAGTCTCGCGAACGGCGGTCGGCTGCTGACCTGCGGGGCGACGACCGGCCCGACGCCGGAGACGAACGTCAACCGGATCTTCGGTAACCAGCTCTCCGTCCACGGCTCGACGATGGCCGGTCCCGGCGAGTTCGACGACGTGCTCGAACTGGTCTGGGACGGGACCTTCGAGGTGCTGATCCGGGCGGTCCTCCCGATGAGCGAGACCGCACGCGGCCACGAACTGCTGGAAGAGCGCGAGGGGTTCGGCAAAGTCGTCGTCGTTCCCGACAGCGAGTACGAGGGAGGGGCCGATGAGTAGCGACGACGACGGCGACGCGGGCTACGTCCATCGACCCAGCGGCGAACCGCCGACCAGCGGCGACGGCGAACGCGAGTTCGACTGGCGAGGGTGGACGCTGGTCGGGACCGTGCTCTTCGCCTTCATCGTCGCTCCCGGCGCGCTCCTCCTCCTCCCGGCCGCACAGTCGTTCGTCCAGTCGCTCGGGCTGACGTTGCGTGACGCCTACCTCGTTCTCCCGCTGCTCCCGGCGTTCCTGCTCGGTAGCGTTGCCGTCTGGTCGGCGATGCGTGCTCGCTCGGGCGGTGCGTGATACGGAGGCTCCTCGCCAGCGGCGAGCGTCTCCCCGGCGTGACTCACCGCTGGCGACGACGCCGGCCCGTGCGAGCGTGACCGCGAGTTTCCCGCCTGGTCACTTTCCTGCCGTGTCGGTCCCGAAGCGCGTCACCTTCGCCGCCGGTACTCGAACTGTCACCGTCGTACCCAGCGGCGGCGGCTCGGCCTGGCGCTCGACGACGACCGTCTCGTCGGTCGGGAGGGTGACCGACACGTCGTAGCGCGACCCCCGGTCCGTGACGTGGCTCACCGCCCCGCTCAGCGTCGGGGCCGTGTCGGTGCCGTCCGACTCGGCCAGCGTCAGATCCGCCGGGCGGACGTGACACGACACCGAGGCCCCGGCCGGTCTGTCGCTCCGGGCCTCCGGCAGCGTCAGCGTCTGCTCGCCGACCGCGAGCACGAGCGGCTCCGGTTCGACGACGGTCGCCTCGACGGCGTTCGACCGTCCGAGAAACGACGCGACGAACGGCGTGGGGGGCGACCCGTACAGCGCCCGCGGCGTGTCGACTCCCGCGATCGCGCCCTCGTTCATGACGACGAGTCGATCCGCGAGCGCCATCGCGTCCGCCTGGTCGTGGGTGACAAACAGCGTCGTGACGCCGGTCTCTCGCTGGATGTGACCGATCGCCCGCCGCAGCTCCTCGCGGAGGCTGCGGTCCAGTGCCGACAGCGGCTCGTCGAGCAACAGCACGTCCGGCTCCGGTGCCAGCGCCCGTGCCAGCTCCACGCGGCGCTTCTGGCCGCCGCTCAGTTCGGCGGGGTAGGCGTCGCGCCGCGAGGCAAGCGAGATCAGTTCGAGGTGAGTCTCGACGAGTTCGTCGATTCGCGAGCGTTCGATCTCGCGTGCTTCGAGCCCGTAGGCCACGTTCTCGCCGACGGTCATGTGCGGGTACAGCGTCGGCTCCTGGAAGACGACACTCACCCGTCGGCGTTCGGGCGGCTGCCGGGTCACGTCCTCGCCGCGCAGCCAGATTCGGCCCGCGGCCGGGCGGAGGTGGCCGGCGATCGCCTGGACGATCGTCGTCTTGCCACAGCCACTCGGCCCGAGCAGCCCGACGATCTCACCGTCTGCCAGCGAGAACGACACGTCCTCGACGGCCGTCTTCGACCCGTAGCGATGCGTGAGGCCGCTGACTTCGAGAGTCATCCGTCGACCACCGTCGGAACGTATCCGAGCCGCTGGACCGTGGTGACGACGACGACCGTGATGGCGAGCAACGCCAGCGCGAGCGGCACGATCGCGTCGATCCCCCCGGCGATGAACTCGACCCAGATCCGCGTCGGGATCGTCCGGGGGTTGTACGCGACCATCATCGTGGCACCGAACTCTCCGACCGCCCGCGCGAACGTGAGGACGACGCCCGCGACGATCGCGCCCCGTGCCAGCGGGAGCGAGACGTTCCAGAACGTCGCCAGCGGTCCGTACCCCAGCGAGCGCGACGCCTGTTCCAGTCGCTCGTCGACGGCACCGAAGCCGGCCCGCGCCGTGACGACGACGAAGGGGCCGGCGACGAACGTCTGGGCGAGGATCACGCCTGCGAGGCTGTCGGTCAGCGGGAGGCCCGCTGCCAGCGCCGCGCGGCCAAGCGGCGTGAAGCGCCCCACTGCCGTCAGGAGCATCGCGCCGCCGACCACCGGCGGCACGACCAGTGGCAGGACGACGACCCCCTCTATCAGGCGCTTCCCGCGGACGGACGTTCGGGCGAGCGCGTACGCCAGCGGGACGCCGAACAGCGTCGAAAACAGGGTCGCGACCGGGGCCGTCAGCAGCGAGTTCCGGATCGCGCTCCGCGCTGGCGGGGCCGACAGCCCGGCGACGACGTTCGACGTGCCAGTCTGTGAGAGGAAGGCCGCGAACGGCACGACGAAGTGGACGAGCAGGACACCGCCCAGTAGCGCCGGTACGAACCGTGTCGGCGTCCGAAGTCGTCGCGGGTCGAAGGCCCTCACACGTTCACCTCCGGGGGGACCGAGCCGTGCTCCCCCGGCAGTTGCTCGCCCACACGCAAGCCGGCGGCCGTCAGCACGGACGGATTCTCACAGAGGTACTGGACGAGTGCCCGCCCGCCGGCCGGATCGTCGGCGTCGTCACAGACGGTCGCACTGTAGAGGATCGGCCGACCCGTCGCGGTGTAGCCGTCGTCGGTCGTGTACGAGGCCGTCGCGTAGTGGTCGGCCAGCGCCGCGTTCGAAAAGTTGTAGCGGTCCGGAAACTCGACGAAGGGCAGCCCGCGGTCGGCGGCCATGTTCTGGTAGACGACTGCGCCCGCACGAGACCCCGTTTCGACGCCCGCGAGCAGCTGTGGCTCGTCGGGCTCGGTGTACAGCCGCGGGACCACCCGCTCGCGAAAGCCGTCGAGGTCGTGTGCCCGCTGTGCGAGTTCGAACGCCTGGAGCGCGCGATAGCCCAGCGGATCCAGCTCCGGATCGCCGATCGCGATGGCACCGTCGTCGGCGCCACCGACGACCTCGTACCACGGGGTGCCGGCCGCAAGCTGTTCGCCCGGCTCCGTCGCCTCGTCGTAGCACAGCCCCAGGCTGTTCGCCGCGAAGGTCACGTCCCAGTCCGTGGCCACCCCGTACAGTCGGTCCCGGAGGAGCGTCGCGTCGGCGCTGACGACGGCGTCGGGGCGCT
It encodes the following:
- a CDS encoding MBL fold metallo-hydrolase, yielding MVTRLADGVWWIDLRGVNAYLIDEAVAGDGAGSGVTLVDAGLPWHGTQLSAAIAAAGYELRDIERVLVTHYDIDHVGGLAGLDGLDAPIYVGEADAELVAGRRRPPWHNHKGLFQRAMAGFVSPPTNRIEPVTDGDTVGEFTVYATPGHTPGHVAYVSERASVGLLGDLVRESRGTLRPSPWLLSYATGEVERSIAELNGRAPDFAVLGMGHGRPFERDGRERLTELARE
- a CDS encoding molybdopterin-binding protein gives rise to the protein MVDFQSRNRRTRDDERAASETDSASDEPTDGESESSAPDEPETTPEADEPDRGPVAGVAVVTVADDRTVEDDSVGDAVIEALGPHELVTRELLGRDHDGVQGAVDALVNRGDVDGVVTVGGTGTSTRDITVEAVHPLFEKALPGFGELFRQRFYEEVGSDVIAIRAAAGIADGTPVFCLPDSVEGARIGTEEIVVEQVGRLSDRLDEEP
- a CDS encoding zinc-binding dehydrogenase, translating into MDAVQFAAHGDREVVEYGPSPEPTLGSDDVLLDVRAGALNHLDVWTRRGLPGIDLDFPHVPGSDAAGVVVAVGDAVERFGPGDRVAVTAGRSCGACEFCRDGEPTLCVNYEILGEHCPGVHAERTAVPADALVPVPEGVDWTTAGAAPLVFGTAWRMLHTRGEIDAGETVLVLGASGGVGHAAVQIADHAGCAVIATASSDEKRATARRLGADLAIDYEARDFADAVRAETGQRGVDVVVDHVGAATWRQSLRSLANGGRLLTCGATTGPTPETNVNRIFGNQLSVHGSTMAGPGEFDDVLELVWDGTFEVLIRAVLPMSETARGHELLEEREGFGKVVVVPDSEYEGGADE
- a CDS encoding ABC transporter ATP-binding protein, which translates into the protein MTLEVSGLTHRYGSKTAVEDVSFSLADGEIVGLLGPSGCGKTTIVQAIAGHLRPAAGRIWLRGEDVTRQPPERRRVSVVFQEPTLYPHMTVGENVAYGLEAREIERSRIDELVETHLELISLASRRDAYPAELSGGQKRRVELARALAPEPDVLLLDEPLSALDRSLREELRRAIGHIQRETGVTTLFVTHDQADAMALADRLVVMNEGAIAGVDTPRALYGSPPTPFVASFLGRSNAVEATVVEPEPLVLAVGEQTLTLPEARSDRPAGASVSCHVRPADLTLAESDGTDTAPTLSGAVSHVTDRGSRYDVSVTLPTDETVVVERQAEPPPLGTTVTVRVPAAKVTRFGTDTAGK
- a CDS encoding ABC transporter permease, encoding MRAFDPRRLRTPTRFVPALLGGVLLVHFVVPFAAFLSQTGTSNVVAGLSAPPARSAIRNSLLTAPVATLFSTLFGVPLAYALARTSVRGKRLIEGVVVLPLVVPPVVGGAMLLTAVGRFTPLGRAALAAGLPLTDSLAGVILAQTFVAGPFVVVTARAGFGAVDERLEQASRSLGYGPLATFWNVSLPLARGAIVAGVVLTFARAVGEFGATMMVAYNPRTIPTRIWVEFIAGGIDAIVPLALALLAITVVVVTTVQRLGYVPTVVDG
- a CDS encoding extracellular solute-binding protein → MGHTRAAVTRRGFLTAIGTVGVGALAGCTGVTGTESGPVSLLCAGSLARTVERHVGPAFREQTGRAIHGEYHGSNAVMRMVQEGVERPDAVVSADATLLRDRLYGVATDWDVTFAANSLGLCYDEATEPGEQLAAGTPWYEVVGGADDGAIAIGDPELDPLGYRALQAFELAQRAHDLDGFRERVVPRLYTEPDEPQLLAGVETGSRAGAVVYQNMAADRGLPFVEFPDRYNFSNAALADHYATASYTTDDGYTATGRPILYSATVCDDADDPAGGRALVQYLCENPSVLTAAGLRVGEQLPGEHGSVPPEVNV